The Pichia kudriavzevii chromosome 3, complete sequence nucleotide sequence CCTATTACTCACCCAAAAGCAGTCATACGAATTGAAGTTTATTTGAACACTTGTAAGTTTATCTAATCCGGTTAGGTCTCCGAATGTATAATCgtcaatatcaatgaaaGTGTCGATTGTAAGTTCTCTCAAATTTTCACATTTTGATATCCAGGTGTACTGGAGATTCTCAGGGATATTGTCAGAGTCATCTGGCTCACATATAGTAATACTGTTAATCATATTGTAATCGATGTATTCTCCAATTTCAGATCCGTTTGAGGGGGATGCGTTTAAATAAAGCGAAACtatcaattcatcaatccAGATTATGTTATCCTTAATAAGCTCCAGTGTACCGACAATGTAATTCACGTATCCGGGTTCATTAAGAAAGTTACCCAGACTAAACTTAGTTTTAAACCTTATATTCTCAAGTTTgttttggtgattttcCAATACAGAGCTGAAACATTTCGTATCATAAATATTATTTATTCCAAGACTTATTATCAAAGTCTTGGTGTAATCTTGGCTTTTGAAGTCATCAATCAATGACAAAATGTCAGATACTCTACTTGTTTGAACTTCCACTAGTTTTGAATATGTGGAGAATGGGACAAATTGTTGATCCcaattttggaatataATTCTACTAATCGTTATTTTTTGTAGTTCTAAAAGGGTATAAAGCTTGAAAAGAGACTTCCCATCATCAGAAGCTAAACCGAACGAATCCGCATTCTTACAAGCAACATCAAATACAATATGTTGTCTGTTTACAGTGATAATCAAATCGTTCAGTTCAACAAATCGTAAGAGTGGATCGGTTTTGACCCTATCGATGTTGTCCATCATAAAGCATATTAATTCGGACTT carries:
- a CDS encoding uncharacterized protein (PKUD0C11110); the encoded protein is MKGAKFEEVVKVLYKLPADLSKELVSDALLSVFSKSELICFMMDNIDRVKTDPLLRFVELNDLIITVNRQHIVFDVACKNADSFGLASDDGKSLFKLYTLLELQKITISRIIFQNWDQQFVPFSTYSKLVEVQTSRVSDILSLIDDFKSQDYTKTLIISLGINNIYDTKCFSSVLENHQNKLENIRFKTKFSLGNFLNEPGYVNYIVGTLELIKDNIIWIDELIVSLYLNASPSNGSEIGEYIDYNMINSITICEPDDSDNIPENLQYTWISKCENLRELTIDTFIDIDDYTFGDLTGLDKLTSVQINFNSYDCFWVSNRLPETLKRLSIPYDFTSSNDDANMLKIPKFLDELELYIEEENTDIKFKDFSFSKESKLRGILICNAFAEPGVATISFAKLPPPTLKYIVLATSAYIRNACLDGHRFNICISPDHSDELHERLKHIYSNIPLINTIERKVSTKSLDFSLASRRLLS